The Medicago truncatula cultivar Jemalong A17 chromosome 4, MtrunA17r5.0-ANR, whole genome shotgun sequence genome includes a region encoding these proteins:
- the LOC25492001 gene encoding stigma-specific STIG1-like protein 1, which translates to MGFLKAIIIIAITMALSLTITMKTITQNEPKSLSVHHDSLSQGQQPLILHEKNKFLPSKRVSRLLAQNPNAPIHCHKQDEICDLYGAKNATCCNNKCIDLGYDKHNCGACKKHCKYTQTCCRGACVDTNYDKRHCGGCNVRCEIGQYCVYGMCDYA; encoded by the coding sequence ATGGGGTTCCTAAAAGCAATAATAATCATAGCAATAACCATGGCTTTGTCCCTCACTATCACAATGAAAACCATCACACAAAACGAACCCAAATCGTTATCGGTTCATCACGATTCTCTCTCCCAAGGGCAACAACCACTAATCCTCCATGAGAAAAACAAGTTTCTCCCTTCAAAGAGGGTAAGTCGCCTCCTAGCTCAAAACCCTAATGCACCTATTCATTGTCACAAACAAGATGAAATATGCGACTTATATGGCGCCAAGAACGCGACATGTTGCAACAACAAGTGCATTGATTTGGGATATGATAAGCATAATTGTGGTGCATGCAAGAAGCATTGCAAGTACACTCAAACATGTTGTAGAGGAGCATGTGTTGATACAAACTATGATAAGAGGCATTGTGGAGGGTGCAATGTTCGTTGTGAAATTGGTCAGTATTGTGTCTATGGAATGTGCGATTACGCATAA